CTCCCAGATCAGAAAAATACCACACCCACAACACAAACCAACTGTTGGAGAATGAATCATCTTGGAAAAATCATTGGGCCCTCCTTGGCTCCTcctctggctgctttgcagtgCTCAGGCAGCATGGGGTAGCCAGAAAGCTTCCTAACTGGGAAGTGGGGGATTCCCTTGGCCTAAGGGAATCTCTGAATACCAAGCTGATGAACAGAGCACTTGGGCACTCCTTGGCCAGCAGAATGGTATCACAGGAGTGTTCCGCCCATTAACTTATCTATGCCAGGGGCCCAAACCACCCCCAAACAGCCTCAGGATCACGGGGACAGAGTAATTCCTCTCCCCACTCTTCTGTTTTGCAGAGCAGGGCTCAGTcacagctgaggttctggcccataGTCTATATTCTACAGCACAGAAATACAAGACAGAAATCTAAACCACAGAAGTAATAACCTGTAAACTAATAAACAGTAAACTAATAAACCAACCAGACGCTTTGATAGCGAGGCTCCCTCAAGAGCGGGGATTATTAATGGTTGTCCTGAAACATCAGGTGCGTAGTTTTCTAGTGAAGGGGGAATAAACGTTAAGGCGCTCTGGAGCCTGGGTGTCTGCTCCATGAGGTTGCATACCACTTCATATAAACAGAGAGATGATCATCAAGGGCTTtgaggcactacagtaatacaaacaataaattatAATCAAAAGCAGCTCTCTTCCAATCCAAAAGCACACAGACACTTAACTGTTTTAAAAAGAATTACCCTGAGAAGAAATTATTCagataaataataacaaatactGTATGTAAAACTGCAATATGGTGGGCAGTTTTCCCTGGGGGAGTCTCACCAATTCTCTACAGTCTCAGAGACAGTGGTACATATTTCTTCAGTAATTAGAGCAGGAaactggaaggagggagggactcctggattctatcttAGCCTCTGTAAATGACTTACGTAAATTGCTGAATGTCTCTGTGCTTTGGTTTCCCACTCTGTACAATGGAAGTACTAAtttcctgcctcacaggggtgcttCTGAAGGTTAATTCGCTAATGTTCATGAAGTGGTTGGaaatttttggatgaaaagtgatatacaagtgcaaagtatcaTCTGTGGAGACAAGAATCCCTGTCAGCACCAAAGCTATCCAAGTGCAGGCAGGATGACAGGCAAAGAGCCGGAGAAagctcacaggtttcagagtaacagccgtgttagtctgtattcacaaaaagaaaaggagtacttgtggcaccttagagactaaccaatttatttgagcatgagctttcgtgagctgtagctcacgaaagctcatgctcaaataaactggttagtctctaaggtgccacaagtactccttttctttttgagaaagctCACAATTTGTCTCCCAACACTGGCTTGGTGTATGTTAAGTCTCCCTGTAGTGGCTGGCTCACATCAAGAAAAAGAGCCTGCTACTTACTGACAGATACTTCTTTAGGATACATGACAAGGGATTATGGGGTTTTGGTGCTGAAGATGCAAGGTTCAAACACCTGCTGGTGTCTGCTGGTATGCAGTCACAGGTTGTTATACTCGGAGACTTTCCACAGGTCCTGGACAGGGTGGCATTAACATTTGATTCAAGGGGTCACGGCTGCTACTTCCTACAGTAATGCTTGTCCCTCAGGTGCAGGTAGGAGTGATGTTTCCCTATGACCTGAGATCAAATGGATCCCCCTGTCCTCCAGCCATGTACAAAGGAGACCAGAGAGGTTAGTAGGGACACAGCAAAAAAAGGATGCCAGGAAGGATCTAGCCCTTTATTTTCATAAGATGAAATTCTCCTCCAAGGAAGGTATAGTGGAAATAAACTTCATTCTTGAGGTGGTAGGAGGACTTATTGACAGCAGCTGCCATTATCTCAGTCACACAGGCAACCCCTTGAATGCTTGTAGTAAACAGGAGAGAAATGTCAGTTCTTCACAGGGCTGGAAAACAGGGGATCTGCCAGATGATAAGGTATCAAGACTCCCCCTTCTGTGTATCAAGCAAAGGCAGCAACTTTAGTCTGTTCGGAGCCTTTCCATGGAACTCTGTTGCCCTCTGGAGGTCTATTAAGGCACTCTCAACGCTATGACTAACAGTTAAATTCATTCAAAGTTTAATTTAAACTTTTCATGCAAAAACAATTCAGAACACTAGGCCTTTAAAAAGAAGATGTCTGGACAGATGATCTGAAATTCAGAATTCTTGTTGCCAAGATTGGTGTGTGTGGTAGGAGGGCAGGATGTGAGGGGAAATGGAAATAAAGGTTTGGGGGACATTTATTTTAGCATTATATATAGCTTTATATAATTCATAGTATTACATACAGCAGTGCTGAAGGTTGCATTGGATATTGTTTAAGAAATCCTAATTTTTAGGGATGTGTATCTAGGCCAAAAATGTTATTCTGGGCTGAGCAAAGGTCAAGAATTtggggaaaacaaaaagaaactgaagtttttaagatgtttattatatatatattacatttttAGTATTTCTTTTTTTGCACTGTCAAACCAATGTCTTTGTTTTCTATCATGAAATCTGTGTGTGATAGCTGTCAATTAATAATACCCCACTCTTATCTAGggcttttcagcagtagatctcaaagccctttacaaaggaggttgaATCAtatatccacattttacagatggggaaactgagacacagagtggTGAATGTAAGTGCCCAAGGTTACTTGTCGGGCCTGGGAACAGAACCAGTCCAGGGCTCTACCCATTCGGCCACACTGCCACTCTAGACAAGCTACTTTAAATTAACTTTTTGGTTAAAAAATGAATTAGGGCACATGAAGAAGAATGTggaactgctgaaaaggatgtaAGTGTTTGCATTACAGGATCATACACTGAGACCccctaggcactacaataatgcaaataatacatAATTATAACATTAGCCATGCTGTCTACCATGACAAGCCAAAAGGCAGGATTTACCCAATTTGTGGCCTGATCCCTTACTCTGCCCAGCATCCTACATCTGAAAACATTCCCAAAGAGTTCAATGGCCAAAAGAGAGACCCTGCCATCCAGAATGACTCACTCAAATCTACAGGAAACAGCCATAACAATGTACACAGCCAAGGATGCAAACACTATGGAGCATTGGACTTACAACAAAAAAGAATCCCTTACATTCAAATGAGAGAGGCCTGGTTTTGAGTTCCTTCTTGTTTGCCAATTTCAGTCAGACCTTTAACATTTTGGGTGCCAACATGCTAAGAGAAGAGCCAGGGATGCTCAGAACCCCATATGGAAACAGGGAACCAAGCCATTTCCGAATTGCTATTCTCTGCTTTGGAGCTAAGATTCACCTTATCCCAACCTCCATCTTTCCACACAGACCTTCACATTCTGGTCACCGATGGGAAGCTGGAATTCTTTGGAGAGAGCAGGTGACTTTTCTGCAGCATGAGTTTTGCTGTAGCTAGTGAATAGATGAAAACATCCCAAGAGAGCAATTAAAGAACTTAAAACATGCAGAAGGTAGCTCAAAAGGAAGTCAAGGCCATTTCAGAATGTCCTTGGAGTTTATACAGATGATGCCTTAGAGATGTTTAAATGACAAGGAACATCAGCATTTCAACGGTTGGGTCAGGGCAGCTACCAAAGCTGGCTTGCCAGGCTGGAAAGCAGGCTCGGGAGTAAGTGCTGTGCCTATATTTAGAGGGATAGAATCTGTTGGGTCAGAGACCTCTTCCTTCTCACCACCCTCCCTCATAGGCACTGGGCAAGGCAAGCCAGAGATGGGGCTGTGGCTGTCAGGTTAGCTGGGGTTCCTCCCCATTTGCGTTGGGGTATGATGAGTGTCTATAATGGTCTGTAGGACTGCAGGAAGTACAGAGTCAGTTGGTTGAAAAGGGGCCTACCTAGTTGTATAGGGCAGGGGTGCGGAGTGGTACAAGGTGTGCTGGGTGTGGAAGGGTCTGCCCCGCTCAGTGAGGCCATGGGGAACGGGGTGAGCAGGGTTCTGCAGGGCCTTCCCTGTGTATGGGGCCGGTGGGACctggagggggtgcggtgtgcaggggACTCCCATTCTGTGGGGACAGCGGGTGTTTGAGGAGCAGGGTGTGGAGGGGACTTCCCTGCTTTGCGAGGCTGGGAGGGATAAGTGTGGGGGCTAGGGTGAGCTGGGTGCATGGAGATCTTCCCCGCTCTGTGTGGCTTGGGAGAGATGGGATTGGGAGGTGCAGGAGCAGGATCCCCACTCGATAGGGCCAGGAGGGAAGTGGGAGGCACTCTCTGCTGGTTGGGGCCAGGATGCAGGGCGGCTGGAGGACTCCCTGCTTGGATGGAGCCTGGATGCAGGAAGGGCTCCcgctgggtggggccagagagaTGCAGGGGACTCCCATCTCGGTGGGGctgcagaggccctggggggtcgGAAGGAGTACGGGGAGGGCTCCCCTCTCTGAGGGGCCCGGATGTGGGGGGGCTCCCCGCGGCCGCACAGGGTGAGGGGAGGCTCCCTTCTCTGAGGGGCCTGGATGTAGGGGGGGCTCCCCGCTCGGTGGGGCCGCACATGGTGGGGGTGGCTCCCCGCTCGGAGGGGCCTGGATGTAGGGGGGGCTCCCCGCTCGGTGGGGccgcacagggtgggggtggctcCCCGCTCGGAGGGGCCTGGATGTAGGGGGGGCTCCCCGCTCGGTGGGGccgcacagggtgggggtggctcCCCGCTCGGAGGGGCCTGGATGTAGGGGGGGCTCCCCACTCGGTGGGGccgcacagggtgggggtggctcCCCGCTCGGAGGGGCCTGGATGTAGGGGGAACTCCCCGCTCGGTGGGGccgcacagggtgggggtggctcCCCGCTCGGAGGGGCCTGGATGTAGGGGGGGCTCCCCGCTCGGTGGGGccgcacagggtgggggtggctcCCCGCTCGGAGGGGCCTGGATGTAGGGGGGGCTCCCCGCTCGGTGGGGccgcacagggtgggggtggctcCCCGCTCGGAGGGGCCTGGATGTAGGGGGGGCTCCCCGCTCCGTGGGGCCGCACAGGGTGGGGGCGGCTCCCCGCTCGGTTTCTGAGGGGCCGGGATGTAGGGGGGGGGCTCCCCGCTGGGGGGGCCGCACGGGGTAGGGGCGGCTCCCCGCTCGGAGGGGCcggatgcggggggggggcgggctcagAGTGACTCAGCGGCGGCGCCCAGTGCGGAGAGCGGGCGGGGCGGGAGCCGCGGCGGCCGATGACCGAGGGAGCCGCGGGGCAGGACAGGGGAGGACGCGGCGGAACTGCCAGGGTGAGGCCGCTGCGGGAAGGCCCTGGTCTCGGTCGCCGCCTTCCCCCGGGCGGGCCCCGGGCTGCTCTCGCCTCCCAGCCGGGCACGGCCCAGGCCCCTACTATGGCGGCCGGTTTCCCGGGCCTGGAGGCGGGGCGGCTGCCGCTGCCGGCGAGCTCGGGCCGGGGCGAGCGCTGGAGCTGGCTGGGCCCATGGCGGGCGCGACCCTGCCCGGGGCTCCACGGCCCAGCCGCCGGGTGGGACCCTGCCCATGCCCTGAGTCTGGGGGTGGGATCATGGTGCGAGCCTGCGCCTGGCTGCAGGGTCGAGTCGGGATTTGGAGTCGTGGTGTGATCCCGACCCAGCCGCCGCCCGTAGGGGGGCACCTGGTGTTAGGAGAACAGAGGAGACACGGGGCGAATGGTGGCTCTGAGTGaccagcccagctcctcccccggGATTTTCGGTCCAAGTAAAACGGCTGCAAAATGGGACTCACTGGCCTGGGCACGCCAGGCTCcaaagaagtgggggggggggggggcccttaAGCACAAGATGGGCGGTTCTACTAGCCCCGTTTTGTCCCAAGCCGCAACATTTGGGTAGGGAAGTTTGGCAAAATGGTTTTGGATTTGGTCCATTTTGAGAGCAGGGGTGTAGACACTTAGCCCACCCATTTAGCATTCAGGCCCACCCCTAGCTCTGTGCTGGCCCCAgcgcttgccctgctctgcccacctgccctgcactcctgccagggagtggggttgggggtgctggTCGTGCTCGGGTCTGCCcgcctggcactcctgctggggtcgggtggagcggggcaagccccagcacgctcaccccgctccctggcaggagcgttGGATGGGCGGAGCGGGTGGGGGCACGGGagcacccatttttccaggggtcCAGGTTGGCCCAGTGGCTGGCTAAGCCGCCACTGTGAGGAGGGCAAGCGAGCAGGCGGCCGGTAGCGGTAGAGGAGATCTTCCGAAAAGGTAGCCCACTGCCTGGGGGAGCCAGGCCGGGCATAGGGCAGTGGGACCTGGAAGGGAGCCGGGAGCTGTGCGCGCTGGAGAGCagcctctcctcccagagctgggtgcgttcccagagccctggggagccCCTGGCCAGAGGGCCCATCCATTGTGTagctgcagggggtgagggaaggCGGGCCCCCATCCCTCGTGCCTTTCCAGACTCCCCTTCCCCATAATTGCCCTCCCCACCAGAAGTCGGTGCCCACCCAAATATCCCATGCTGGCTATGCCACTGCTTGAGAGAAACCATGCTCTAGTGGGGACCAGGAACCAGGAGACCCCGgctctgggagtcaggacccaAGACTAATAGGACTATATGATCTGCTGTATGTGACACAAAAGCAGTTGTAATCAGTGTCAAACTATGAATGGCATAAAAACCTATAAATAGCAACGTGTATGTGTAGCCTAAGTGTAGCTCTTTAATAAGGGGCAGTTAAAATTCACTTCTGAGTCAGATACACCCAGGCATCAGATGTTCCTGATTATTTATATACAGCTGCACCTGTTGCTTACATCTCTGGGCATATTTATATCATTAAAACAGCTTAACAGGTATTTTAAATTTAATGAAAATGTTCAGCCTTTTTGTGGCCCTTAGTTAATGTTTTTATATGTAATACTAATATATTATTTTACTCAGCAATGAAGACCTCTGCCATGGCAGCAAAACCTATTGTGACTTCAAAGCAGAGAGAGGAGGTGGTGAGGGGTGTCCCAACAGAGGTGGTGTGCACTGCCTTCTCCAACTCCATTCTTGTGGTGGTGACGCAGTATGGGAAGATGGGAACGCTCGTCTCTGTGGACCCCAGCACAATAGCCAATGACATCAGCAAACCTTCACTCACCACAAAAGTGCTGCTGGGTACAGATGAGGTACAAAGCAGAGCATGTAGCCCTGAAGATTGAGGGTGAATCTCTTACTAGCTCAAAATTCGAGCCTGCTCAGGCTGCTAAGCAGCTGATGTGTAGTTGTGCAGTGGTAAGATTAAAGAATCCTGTACTAGGGAGGAGTGGTTCATCAATAAAGCTTGGGCATTCAGCTGGCATTTAACATAACAAATGTCTAATTGAATCTACACTGAAGGCATATATGGGATCTGTCACTTCATGCTTGGTTATTCTTGTGGTGCTTTgcagctcccgttgacttcagtggttcaggGGCAAGTGTAATGGCCTTCACTAGCCTTTCTCAGGTGCTTGTCCCAGTCAGTTTTCCCATCCCACCAGTTCTTTTTCTCCAAACCTTTGCCTCTCATAATCAACTTCAGCTTCCTACCCGCTCCCCAACTGTGCTTGCCACTAGTTGCCCTAGATAAGTCAATTAATTATCCAATTCATTTTGGCTTAAAATGAGTTCTCATTGACTATTTTACAGAAACAAGAGAAAACAATAATATATTTTGGAAAACATCAATTAGACAGGCACTAAATATAAAGTTACAGCATACTGCAAGATTACTTCGTTTTGCAGTGCAGTCAGAACTGTCTTTTGTTGCTTGCTAACCCTAAACaggataaaaaaacaaaaaaaacccttaacaATGTGACAGGTTCCTGATCCTCTTAGCAGCTCAtctttatgtttcagagtagcagccgtgttagtctgtatccgcaaaaaaaaaggagtacttgtggcaccttagagactaaccaatttatttgagcataagctttcgtgagctacagctcacttcatcgatgcattaCGATTATGATTAcgattatgcatccgatgaagggagctgtagctcacgaaagctcatgctcaaataaattggttagtctctataaGGTGGCACTAGCACTCCTTTCCTTCAATAATAGGCTTTGTTTCCTTCATGTGGGACGTGTCCTGTCTGCCTGTAGACAGTATGGTTGCAGCTTTGGTGTGATGTGCGTTTGTCAAAATGGAGCAGAAGAGCATATTCAGTTTCTGATATTACCGTATGTTaattaaaaggagtactagtggcatcttagagactaaccaatttatttgagcataagtttttgtgagctacagctcactctgtgcgtccgatgaagtgagctgtagctcacaaaagctcatgctcagataaattggttagtctctaaggtgccacaagtcctccttttctttttgcgaatacagactaacacggctgctactctgaaacctgtcattatgttaATTAGTGGCTTTTCCTGTTACATATGGGAGAAATCATTTCCCCAAGTCTTACATACATGTCCATTATCTGCTCCTTTGTATTGtatgttaattaattaatctaAATGACCTTGAGGAGGACTTTGATTAACATGAGAACGAAGTACTTCCTGCCTAGCCTTTCGTGGTGATGCATGCTGCCAAAACCCACAAACCAGTGtcgaaacaaaaccaaacaaaaataaacttcagATAAATATATGTAGCAAGATGGATGTAAgaaagatctggacaaattgggCATACTTGTTAGAGAAACCCCAATTAAAGGGAATTATATCCCTTTTCTCCTGCTAATACCCTTAGCCtcaccttttttcaaaaaaaagtctacattatTCTATCAAAATCACTCTGGGGCTTTAACCAAGGGCTGTTAAATACCATTTCAAATGTGGTGAATGTAAAGACCTCGCTGTCTTTACATTTACTTGTCAGCAAATCCAGTTTCAGCCCAGTATAGATAAGTCCTTAATATACTTAATAtgcttagtaaaaagaaaaggagtacttgtggcaccttagagactaaccaatttatttgagcataagctttcgtgagctacagctcattcattggatgaagtgagctgtagctcacgaaagcttatgctcaaataaattggttagtctctaaggtgccacaagtacttcttttctttttgcgaatacagactaacacggctgttactctgaaaccatgcttAGTAAAAAGATACTCCAGGAGCATTCCATTAATAGTGAATGAATAGGGTGAGAAGATTCTCTCAACTGAAGGACTTGTGTTTTTTTGCTTTTCAGCCCCTCATCCATGTTTGTGCTAAAAACCTGGTGACATTTGTGTCTCAGGAAGCTGGGAACAAATCTGTTCTCCTGGCTATAGCTTTGAAGGACAAGAGCATGGAAGGAATAAAAGCACTGCAGGAGTTGATCCGAAGTTGCCAAGTGTGGTGAAGCTGGGCTGTCTGGATGCAAGGAAGGGATCCTGGGTCAGTGACCTACTActgtttatttaaaaggacaaAACATGCCTTTATGCTGGTTTTGGATCCTGTTGAGGATTTCATTAATTTTCTCTACTATGTAGAACATTGGGAGattttgctgctgttgttggGTTTGGAGCCCATGCAGTTAGCAGTGAAGTTAGAATGTTTTTCTCgacacaaaatgaaatttcatttccaTCGCATTGGGTGGGGGATGTATATTTGGAAAACTGCATATGGCTTTGCAGCAGTGTCCAGAGAAGTAAATGGCTTCAAGCGATGTAACAATGAAACACTGTGCTGTAAAGTATAAAATGTGATGTAGAATGAATAAAAATACACATTGGCAAATGCTTAATATTACCTGTTTATTCCCCATgatcagtttaaattaaatatttggaGTCAGAATAAAGTCAGTGGTAATTGTAAGCAGTTTAAAATAGGGATGAATTTTGACACTTGACTAGGGTCCGTGAGAAAGAGTTGTAAGTTTTGACAGTGTGAGTGAGTTAATACCATGGTGGGGTTCCCTGTCTTCTGCCACTAAAGAGAAACCATCAacttgaaaattatatttttttgaaATATAGTACCTGCTGTAATGACGGGTAACACTTAACATTGCTGTCGCTGAAAGAAATTATCAAACCAAAATATTAGtctctttttttcagtttgtttgtttttttgatgatGAGCTTCACTGAATAGGTCAAGCCCTGATCCTGTAGCTGGATCCTCACTGGTGAATGCTTGTGTCTGCCTtgaagccccattgacttcagtagggctacaTACAGGCACAAGGGCTCACCTACCTAGATCCAGTTGCAAGACAAGGGGTCTAGTCAGTTTCTCCCTGGCTGAAAGGACCCTTATAAATATAAACATCAGTAGAGGAGTAGAAAAACCttacacatttttaatatttttttcaaatatctgCACATACTATTGAAAGGATTGTGTATCAGGAAGTGTAATTTTAAGTTAAGTTTAAAAGCTTCAGGCTTGTAGTGTCCCCTTAAGGGAAATACAATTAA
The Eretmochelys imbricata isolate rEreImb1 chromosome 10, rEreImb1.hap1, whole genome shotgun sequence genome window above contains:
- the PSMG3 gene encoding proteasome assembly chaperone 3, giving the protein MKTSAMAAKPIVTSKQREEVVRGVPTEVVCTAFSNSILVVVTQYGKMGTLVSVDPSTIANDISKPSLTTKVLLGTDEPLIHVCAKNLVTFVSQEAGNKSVLLAIALKDKSMEGIKALQELIRSCQVW